In Tumebacillus amylolyticus, a single window of DNA contains:
- the fliQ gene encoding flagellar biosynthesis protein FliQ, whose amino-acid sequence MSSDFVLSLGQNAIWTMLKICAPLLGVGLLVGLIVSVFQATTQIQEQSLQFIPKLIAVFAAMLIFGPWMLSLTLDFTRGILGNLSSFIR is encoded by the coding sequence GTGAGCAGTGATTTTGTCCTCTCGCTCGGTCAAAACGCCATCTGGACGATGCTCAAGATCTGTGCGCCATTGCTTGGGGTCGGCCTTTTGGTCGGGTTGATTGTCAGCGTGTTTCAAGCCACCACACAAATTCAAGAACAGTCGTTGCAATTCATTCCGAAGTTGATCGCCGTTTTTGCGGCCATGTTGATTTTCGGTCCGTGGATGCTGTCGCTGACCTTGGATTTTACACGTGGAATCCTTGGCAACTTAAGCTCGTTTATTCGATAG
- the fliR gene encoding flagellar biosynthetic protein FliR, with protein sequence MLDVALQYSQVFLLVLVRMSSFFFLTPFFGTRNVPAAAKTGLAFLLTIIVTPAVADTKMGALYLGASFADLVLVLLKELMVGLTLGLTAAMIFAAVQVGGMFIDLQIGFAMANVFDPMSGASAPLTGQFKYALAFLLFLGLDGHHGLIAAMLQSYNFVPIGAFQITDNLMSVLMQTFSAMFLLGLKIAIPVVAALFLVDFGFAMLSKAVPQMNVFALGMSVKTIVGGLMIIFTLPAFVYLLRGMFHTMFDQMDTILRVLGG encoded by the coding sequence ATGTTAGATGTCGCACTGCAGTATTCACAGGTATTCCTCTTGGTACTCGTTCGCATGTCCAGCTTCTTTTTCCTGACGCCGTTTTTCGGAACCCGGAACGTCCCGGCGGCCGCGAAAACGGGGCTGGCTTTTTTGTTGACAATCATCGTAACTCCTGCCGTCGCTGATACGAAGATGGGGGCCCTCTACTTGGGAGCCTCGTTTGCCGACTTGGTGCTGGTCTTGCTGAAAGAACTGATGGTGGGACTGACGCTAGGATTGACAGCGGCGATGATCTTCGCAGCCGTGCAGGTGGGTGGGATGTTCATCGACCTTCAGATCGGCTTCGCGATGGCAAACGTTTTTGACCCGATGTCGGGAGCTTCGGCACCGTTGACAGGTCAATTTAAGTATGCACTCGCGTTTTTGCTGTTTTTGGGTCTGGACGGTCATCATGGACTGATTGCCGCCATGCTGCAAAGCTATAACTTCGTGCCCATCGGCGCGTTTCAAATCACGGACAACCTGATGTCCGTGTTGATGCAGACGTTCTCGGCGATGTTCTTGTTGGGGCTGAAAATCGCCATCCCGGTTGTCGCAGCGCTTTTCCTAGTCGATTTCGGGTTTGCGATGCTCTCCAAAGCCGTGCCGCAGATGAACGTTTTCGCTCTCGGGATGTCGGTTAAGACCATCGTTGGCGGTTTGATGATCATCTTCACGTTGCCGGCGTTTGTCTACCTTCTCCGTGGGATGTTCCATACGATGTTTGATCAGATGGACACTATCTTGCGGGTGCTGGGAGGGTAA
- the flhB gene encoding flagellar biosynthesis protein FlhB, with protein MIRLNLQFFSGEKTEKPTSKKRGDARKKGQVARSQEFGQAAVLLSGLFTLKLLSGYYIDQLTHMFQLNLTTGLYTQITDQSVIPLFLQMLLLLAKLILPIAGVVMVIGAFTSYLQVGTLFTLKPLMPDFNKINPIEGFKRIFSARTFVELLKSILKMAVIGFIVYSELMGDWQRVSQLGDMGVVDMLTVVSSLVYGIFWKVGFAMLALAVADLLYQRFDFERGLKMSKQEIKEEYKQQEGSPEVKGKIKERQRAMAMRRMMADVPKADVVITNPTHFAIALKYDPNNMESPQVIAKGVDETAQRIKKVARDNNVICVENRPLAQTLYRTVEIGDAVPGELFQAVAEVLAYVYRLKGKV; from the coding sequence ATGATTCGTCTGAATCTCCAGTTTTTCTCGGGCGAGAAGACTGAGAAGCCAACCTCCAAAAAACGCGGAGATGCCAGAAAAAAGGGGCAAGTCGCCCGCAGTCAGGAATTTGGACAAGCGGCTGTCCTTCTCAGTGGTCTCTTCACGCTCAAACTGCTGTCCGGGTACTACATCGACCAGTTGACGCACATGTTCCAATTGAATCTCACCACCGGGTTGTACACGCAAATTACTGATCAATCGGTCATTCCGTTATTTTTGCAAATGCTGCTACTCTTGGCCAAGCTCATCTTGCCGATTGCCGGCGTTGTGATGGTCATCGGTGCTTTCACTTCTTATCTACAAGTGGGAACACTGTTTACGTTGAAGCCTCTGATGCCTGACTTCAACAAGATCAACCCGATCGAGGGGTTCAAACGCATCTTCTCGGCGCGCACGTTCGTCGAGCTTTTGAAATCGATTTTAAAAATGGCTGTTATCGGATTCATCGTTTACAGCGAATTGATGGGTGATTGGCAACGGGTTTCACAGCTGGGGGATATGGGCGTGGTAGATATGCTCACTGTCGTCAGCTCTCTGGTCTACGGAATCTTCTGGAAAGTCGGCTTTGCGATGTTGGCACTCGCGGTCGCCGATCTGCTCTACCAACGCTTCGATTTCGAACGCGGACTCAAGATGTCCAAGCAAGAAATCAAAGAAGAGTACAAGCAGCAGGAGGGGAGCCCGGAAGTCAAGGGCAAGATCAAAGAGCGCCAGCGTGCCATGGCGATGCGTCGCATGATGGCCGACGTTCCGAAGGCCGATGTGGTCATTACCAACCCGACGCACTTTGCGATCGCTCTCAAATATGACCCGAATAACATGGAATCTCCGCAGGTGATCGCCAAAGGTGTCGATGAAACCGCCCAACGGATCAAAAAAGTCGCCCGCGACAACAACGTGATCTGCGTCGAAAACCGCCCACTGGCGCAAACGCTCTACAGAACGGTCGAGATCGGGGATGCCGTCCCGGGAGAACTGTTCCAAGCGGTTGCCGAAGTGCTCGCGTATGTATACAGACTAAAAGGCAAGGTGTAG
- the flhA gene encoding flagellar biosynthesis protein FlhA gives MKLKDLGVIGAVIGIVVMMVIPMPTFLLDFLLIINLSIALTILLVAMNTKEPLDFAIFPSLLLLTTLFRLALNVSSTRSILSSGEAGDVIHTFGTFVIGGNAVVGFIVFLILVIIQFIVITKGSERVAEVAARFTLDAMPGKQISIDADLNAGLLNEKEAREKRTKIAREADFYGAMDGASKFVKGDAIAGMIIVAINIIAGFVIGVAMRGESATQAMQNYTILSVGDGLVSQIPALLISTATGLVVTRAASDNNLSDDISKQLLAYPKMLFIVGGVIAMMGVFTPIGVLKTWPVAGLIAYGGFQMQRSMKLETIRELEQVEENKNEEVRSPESVISLIQVDPIEFEFGYALIPLADVNQGGDLLDRVIMIRRQFAMEMGLVVPVIRIRDNIQLRPNEYVIKIKGNEVARGELLLDHYLAMSPGFDDENIVGIPTKEPAFGLPALWVADNMREQAEFSGYTVVDPPSVVATHLTEVLRKHASELLGRQETKQLIDSLRETYPALVDEVVPNQMSIGEVQKVLINLLREKVSIRDLVTILEALADYVGYTKDTDILTEYVRQALSRQITNQYKAGGGPLKVITLSPNVEKLLLDNIQGSDQGTYLALDPRVSQQIYQKLAEQVQVVTNLGHPPLLLTSPNTRMHVRKLIERVLPDVAVLSFNELDTTVDVQSGGVVNL, from the coding sequence TTGAAACTCAAGGACTTAGGTGTAATCGGGGCTGTCATCGGAATTGTCGTCATGATGGTCATCCCTATGCCTACTTTTTTGCTGGACTTTTTGTTGATCATCAACTTGAGCATCGCCTTGACGATTTTGCTCGTGGCGATGAATACCAAGGAACCGCTTGATTTTGCGATCTTCCCGTCCTTGTTGCTCTTGACTACGCTGTTTCGATTGGCTCTGAACGTGTCGTCGACGCGCTCGATCCTCTCCTCCGGAGAAGCGGGGGATGTCATCCACACCTTCGGGACATTCGTTATCGGTGGGAACGCGGTCGTCGGTTTTATCGTGTTCCTTATTCTCGTCATTATCCAATTTATCGTTATTACCAAAGGTTCGGAGCGCGTGGCGGAAGTTGCGGCCCGCTTCACCTTGGACGCGATGCCGGGTAAGCAGATCTCCATCGATGCGGACTTGAACGCAGGTCTGTTGAATGAAAAAGAAGCACGAGAGAAACGTACGAAGATTGCACGCGAAGCCGACTTCTACGGAGCAATGGATGGTGCCTCGAAGTTTGTCAAAGGGGACGCCATCGCCGGGATGATTATCGTAGCGATCAACATCATCGCCGGTTTTGTCATCGGCGTGGCGATGCGTGGTGAATCTGCGACACAAGCGATGCAGAATTACACGATCCTCTCGGTCGGTGATGGTCTTGTCTCGCAGATTCCGGCGCTGTTGATTTCGACGGCAACCGGTCTCGTCGTGACTCGAGCCGCTTCCGACAATAACTTGTCCGACGACATCTCCAAGCAGTTGCTCGCGTACCCGAAAATGCTCTTCATCGTCGGGGGCGTCATTGCCATGATGGGCGTGTTCACTCCGATCGGCGTCCTCAAGACTTGGCCGGTTGCCGGATTGATCGCATACGGCGGCTTCCAAATGCAGCGCTCCATGAAATTGGAAACCATCCGAGAACTTGAACAAGTCGAGGAGAACAAAAACGAAGAGGTACGCAGTCCGGAAAGCGTCATCTCGTTGATCCAAGTTGATCCAATCGAATTCGAGTTTGGGTATGCGCTGATTCCGTTAGCTGACGTCAACCAAGGCGGCGACTTGCTCGACCGCGTCATCATGATCCGTCGCCAGTTCGCGATGGAGATGGGATTGGTTGTGCCGGTGATTCGCATCCGTGACAACATCCAACTGCGTCCGAACGAGTATGTGATCAAGATCAAGGGTAACGAGGTTGCACGCGGCGAACTGCTGCTTGACCACTACCTCGCGATGAGTCCGGGCTTCGACGATGAGAACATCGTCGGGATTCCGACCAAGGAACCTGCGTTCGGTTTACCGGCGCTCTGGGTTGCGGACAACATGCGCGAACAGGCGGAGTTCTCCGGCTACACCGTGGTTGATCCGCCGTCTGTCGTGGCCACGCACCTTACAGAAGTCCTCCGCAAACATGCCAGCGAACTGCTGGGACGCCAAGAGACCAAGCAGCTCATCGATTCGCTGCGTGAAACCTACCCGGCGTTGGTTGATGAGGTTGTACCGAACCAGATGTCGATCGGTGAAGTGCAAAAAGTACTTATCAATCTGTTGCGTGAAAAAGTTTCCATCCGTGACCTCGTCACAATTCTGGAGGCTTTGGCCGACTATGTTGGGTATACCAAGGATACAGACATTTTGACCGAGTATGTCCGCCAAGCGCTTTCACGTCAGATTACGAATCAATACAAAGCCGGCGGCGGTCCGCTCAAAGTGATCACGCTGAGCCCGAATGTGGAGAAACTGTTGCTCGACAACATCCAAGGTTCGGACCAAGGTACGTACTTGGCGCTCGATCCGCGCGTTTCTCAACAGATCTATCAGAAGTTGGCCGAACAGGTGCAGGTGGTGACGAACCTTGGACATCCGCCGCTCCTGCTCACCTCGCCGAATACCCGCATGCATGTGCGCAAACTGATTGAGCGCGTCTTGCCGGACGTGGCGGTGCTTTCCTTTAATGAACTCGATACGACCGTTGATGTTCAAAGCGGAGGGGTGGTGAACCTGTAA
- the flhF gene encoding flagellar biosynthesis protein FlhF — MLVKRYVVKEMPEAVAMIREDLGKDAVILSTKKIQSRGFLGLFSKTQIEVVAAANEEKTEERPAAATMPRNFAMGAYQQQTRPQSGGATATLEPSAPFVPQEVPEPVAAVAAFQAAVSAPPPAPASTVVMTSEKEDDTQVLKEVQDLRKLIRSLINANDTKMLPESVSRVRKQLLANNVEEELVDELIERGIREFQEVQDISEQEFRGILTKLIRKELEKAGEPSPIAPTTRVASFMGPTGVGKTTTIAKLAAGQVLTYGRRVGLITTDTYRIAAVEQLRTYATILNVPLEVCYSPDDVQRAMERFADYDLILVDTAGRNYHNRLNVRELNPFLQALSPDETFLVLALTSKSSDLSDIVENFDQVPIQKFLFTKADETTSYGSIYNLVARHGISLSYLTTGQTVPDDIELASVQKVASLLVGEKSDA; from the coding sequence ATGCTCGTCAAACGCTATGTGGTCAAGGAAATGCCGGAAGCTGTCGCGATGATCCGCGAAGACCTCGGCAAGGACGCGGTGATTCTCTCGACCAAGAAGATTCAAAGTCGAGGGTTTCTCGGTCTGTTCAGCAAGACACAAATCGAAGTGGTGGCGGCGGCCAACGAGGAAAAAACGGAGGAACGTCCGGCAGCTGCGACCATGCCGCGAAACTTTGCGATGGGGGCTTATCAGCAACAGACTCGCCCGCAATCCGGTGGAGCAACCGCGACATTGGAGCCCTCTGCACCTTTTGTTCCCCAGGAGGTGCCGGAGCCTGTTGCGGCTGTGGCGGCGTTTCAAGCCGCCGTGTCTGCTCCGCCGCCGGCTCCTGCCTCGACTGTGGTCATGACTTCCGAGAAGGAAGACGACACACAGGTGCTCAAGGAAGTTCAAGACTTGCGAAAATTGATCCGCAGTCTCATCAACGCCAACGACACCAAGATGTTGCCTGAGTCCGTTTCCCGCGTTCGCAAACAACTTTTGGCAAATAATGTCGAAGAAGAACTGGTTGATGAGCTGATTGAACGAGGAATTCGCGAGTTTCAGGAAGTTCAGGACATCAGTGAGCAGGAATTTCGAGGTATTTTGACAAAATTAATACGTAAGGAGTTGGAGAAAGCCGGTGAACCGTCGCCGATCGCTCCAACTACCCGTGTCGCTTCGTTCATGGGACCGACCGGTGTCGGCAAAACCACAACGATTGCGAAGCTTGCGGCCGGGCAAGTGTTGACGTACGGCAGGCGAGTTGGACTGATCACCACGGATACGTACCGGATCGCAGCAGTGGAGCAATTGCGCACTTATGCCACGATCTTGAACGTTCCGTTGGAAGTCTGCTACTCACCCGACGACGTGCAACGCGCCATGGAGAGATTCGCCGACTATGACTTGATTCTCGTAGATACGGCGGGTCGAAACTACCACAACCGGCTGAACGTGCGAGAGTTGAACCCGTTTCTTCAGGCGCTCTCTCCGGATGAGACTTTCTTGGTGCTGGCCCTGACGTCCAAGTCGTCCGATCTATCGGACATCGTGGAGAATTTTGATCAGGTGCCGATTCAGAAGTTCCTGTTCACAAAGGCGGACGAAACCACAAGTTACGGCTCCATCTACAACTTGGTCGCTCGCCACGGTATCTCGCTTTCCTACCTGACCACAGGTCAGACGGTACCGGATGACATCGAACTTGCATCTGTCCAGAAAGTAGCAAGTCTGTTGGTGGGAGAGAAGTCCGATGCATGA
- a CDS encoding MinD/ParA family protein: MHDQAQRLRTMVAQANRDSSGRNTRVITISSGKGGVGKSNFTLNYALALAEQGKKVVILDADVGFANIDVLMGVKPKLTLAELIRKQATLWDILETGPMDIKFIAGGSGFQDLLDLQPEQFDYLVEQLGLLQGYADYVLIDTGAGLNAQSLRLILAADEIYVVLTPEPTSITDAYALIKMVVNRDPDANMRLLVNRAQTAGEGREAADKISLVAERFLNLKIPMLGILPDDPNVTKSVKQQVPFFIAHPDTTASRSLKQLIQAQLHGEAALDAPPKGMKQFLHRMVRLFR; the protein is encoded by the coding sequence ATGCATGATCAGGCACAGCGTTTGCGTACGATGGTCGCTCAAGCCAACCGCGATTCGTCCGGTCGTAACACGCGGGTGATCACGATCTCCAGCGGCAAGGGAGGCGTCGGCAAGTCGAACTTCACTCTGAACTACGCGCTTGCATTGGCGGAACAGGGGAAGAAAGTCGTCATCCTCGATGCGGACGTCGGGTTTGCCAACATCGATGTGCTGATGGGGGTTAAGCCCAAACTTACCTTGGCCGAATTGATCCGCAAGCAAGCCACCTTGTGGGACATCTTGGAGACGGGTCCGATGGATATCAAGTTCATCGCCGGCGGCTCCGGATTTCAAGACTTACTTGACCTGCAACCGGAGCAATTCGATTATCTGGTTGAACAGTTAGGCCTGTTGCAGGGATACGCAGACTATGTGCTGATCGACACGGGGGCAGGGTTGAATGCACAATCCCTGCGGTTGATTTTGGCGGCCGACGAGATTTACGTCGTCCTGACGCCGGAACCGACATCGATCACCGATGCGTACGCGCTGATCAAGATGGTCGTCAACCGCGATCCGGACGCCAACATGAGATTGTTGGTCAATCGAGCGCAGACGGCCGGAGAAGGTCGGGAAGCGGCAGACAAGATCAGCCTCGTGGCCGAGCGCTTCCTGAATCTCAAGATTCCGATGCTGGGCATCCTTCCGGATGATCCGAACGTGACCAAATCGGTCAAACAACAAGTGCCCTTTTTCATCGCGCACCCGGATACCACGGCATCCCGAAGTCTGAAACAATTGATTCAAGCGCAGCTCCACGGAGAAGCGGCACTGGATGCACCTCCCAAGGGGATGAAACAGTTTTTACATCGAATGGTACGACTGTTTCGATAA